In Paenibacillus algicola, a genomic segment contains:
- the dnaA gene encoding chromosomal replication initiator protein DnaA yields the protein MESHTSELWQQILSIIQTKLSKPSFDTWFKATKAMTLNDHSVIISAPTTFAVEWLESRYTKLVSTTVYEVLGKEVDVRFVIEEVKSAEPAPQQPAPAMQVSSDEIQSHMLNQKYTFDTFVIGSGNRFAHAASLAVAEAPAKAYNPLFLYGGVGLGKTHLMHAIGHYILEHNPSSKVVYISSEKFTNEFINSIRDNRAESFRNKYRNVDILLIDDIQFLAGKESTQEEFFHTFNALHEERKQIIISSDRPPKEIPTLEERLRSRFEWGLITDIQPPDLETRIAILRKKAKAENLDIPNEAMMYIANQIDTNIRELEGALIRVVAYSSLTNQDVTTHLAAEALKDIIPSSRPRIITIQDIQQKVGEYYNLRLEDFKARKRTKAVAFPRQIAMYLSRELTDYSLPKIGEAFGGRDHTTVIHAHEKITQSIKADQELFKVINNITEKIKNPT from the coding sequence TTGGAAAGCCATACTTCCGAACTATGGCAGCAAATCTTATCGATCATACAAACCAAGCTGAGCAAGCCGAGCTTTGACACTTGGTTTAAAGCCACCAAAGCAATGACGCTGAACGATCACTCCGTCATCATCTCCGCCCCAACCACCTTTGCCGTGGAATGGCTGGAAAGCAGATACACCAAGCTGGTCAGCACAACGGTGTATGAAGTGCTGGGCAAGGAGGTGGATGTACGCTTTGTGATTGAGGAGGTCAAGTCGGCGGAGCCTGCACCACAGCAGCCGGCACCGGCTATGCAGGTGTCCAGCGATGAGATCCAGTCGCATATGCTGAACCAGAAATACACGTTTGATACCTTTGTCATCGGCTCGGGGAACCGTTTTGCCCATGCTGCCTCACTGGCTGTCGCGGAAGCGCCGGCGAAGGCGTACAATCCTCTTTTTCTATACGGGGGAGTAGGGCTGGGGAAGACCCATCTGATGCATGCGATCGGACATTATATTCTGGAGCACAATCCAAGCAGTAAGGTGGTATACATCTCCTCCGAGAAGTTTACCAACGAGTTCATCAACTCCATCCGGGACAACCGGGCGGAGAGCTTCCGCAACAAATACCGCAACGTCGATATTTTGCTTATTGACGATATTCAGTTTCTGGCGGGGAAGGAATCGACCCAGGAGGAATTTTTCCATACGTTTAACGCGCTGCATGAGGAACGGAAGCAGATTATTATTTCCAGTGACCGGCCGCCGAAGGAAATTCCGACACTGGAGGAACGGCTGCGCTCCCGCTTCGAATGGGGACTGATTACCGACATTCAGCCGCCGGATCTGGAGACCCGGATCGCCATCCTCCGCAAGAAGGCCAAGGCCGAGAACCTGGACATTCCGAATGAGGCGATGATGTACATTGCCAATCAGATTGATACGAACATCCGCGAGCTGGAAGGCGCGCTTATTCGCGTGGTTGCCTATTCCTCTCTGACGAATCAGGATGTCACGACCCATCTGGCTGCCGAAGCGCTGAAGGACATCATTCCTTCGAGCCGTCCTAGAATCATCACGATTCAGGACATCCAGCAGAAGGTTGGCGAGTACTATAATTTAAGGCTTGAGGATTTCAAGGCCCGCAAGAGAACTAAGGCTGTCGCATTTCCGCGGCAAATTGCCATGTACTTGTCCCGCGAGCTGACGGATTACTCCCTGCCCAAGATCGGAGAGGCTTTTGGCGGA